Proteins encoded within one genomic window of Anaerolineae bacterium:
- a CDS encoding cache domain-containing protein, which produces MREIFLRLLGGRLRTTLTISFALVAALTVGLNALVVSWVIHEYLVSAEAERIARDMKLAETLYQLKLDEIAAISHRLALDPWVVENFAAAAKGDPEAIQIIDRQITNKIIVLALGGTHLIAILDTKGNLVTGKVLWPDGEISPPLTDGYFGDLPIVRTVLEKGKPLASTEIIPAEVLAQVGLDKQAYIPLLETPLAAPEPFDPREGTAGLALVGISPLRDKSGQLIGAILSAYMFNNDYTLVDRIKEVAGIDTVTIFLGDLRVSTNVTDEEGRRAIGTRISQAVRKVVLEEGREYVGRAFVVKEWYITRYEPLRDHMGNVVGSLYVGAREANFQALVQKFNQRVALIAIICILLAVVIAFPISYLFTLPITELVVAHRRLASGDMSVRVKIHGNGELAALGHSFNVMAETLHRTQQELLHKEKLASMGQLAAGVAHELNNPLGTIMLFADALQRELPPDDHHQEDVKMILQEADRAKKIVAGLLNFARQQEILAQDTNLHALLDQVVENLRHQPIFAEVEIVRCYDPKVRIIQADPAQLQQVFINLLTNAAEAINGPGTITITTRALDGQVEISISDTGCGIPEENMSKLFTPFFTTKPPGKGTGLGLSIVYGIIKMHRGQISVQSQVGKGTTFTITLPEKWMGKMERAIPASEEIIG; this is translated from the coding sequence ATGAGGGAAATTTTCTTGCGGCTCTTAGGTGGACGGTTGCGGACAACTTTGACTATTTCCTTTGCGCTCGTGGCGGCGTTGACGGTAGGATTGAACGCCCTGGTTGTTTCCTGGGTGATCCATGAGTATTTGGTCTCTGCTGAGGCGGAAAGGATAGCACGGGATATGAAATTGGCCGAGACTCTATATCAGCTCAAACTGGACGAGATTGCTGCTATCAGCCACCGACTGGCGCTGGACCCTTGGGTGGTGGAAAACTTCGCAGCTGCAGCTAAAGGAGATCCTGAAGCGATCCAGATCATTGACCGGCAGATTACCAATAAAATCATAGTGCTGGCTCTGGGTGGCACTCATCTTATTGCCATCCTGGATACCAAGGGAAACCTGGTGACCGGGAAAGTCCTCTGGCCTGATGGAGAGATCTCTCCCCCTCTGACTGATGGCTACTTTGGTGACCTTCCTATAGTCCGCACTGTGCTGGAAAAAGGCAAGCCTCTGGCTTCTACTGAGATTATTCCTGCGGAAGTCCTGGCTCAGGTAGGATTAGATAAGCAGGCTTATATACCATTGCTGGAAACCCCATTAGCCGCCCCGGAGCCCTTTGACCCTCGCGAAGGAACAGCGGGATTGGCCCTGGTGGGAATTTCTCCGCTCAGAGACAAGTCGGGGCAACTCATTGGCGCAATTCTTTCGGCTTACATGTTCAATAACGACTATACTTTGGTGGACCGGATCAAAGAGGTTGCCGGGATAGATACTGTCACTATCTTTTTGGGTGACCTGCGGGTTTCTACCAATGTGACTGATGAAGAGGGGCGACGTGCTATTGGCACCCGTATTTCTCAAGCTGTCCGTAAAGTTGTTTTGGAGGAAGGACGGGAGTACGTTGGGCGTGCCTTTGTTGTGAAAGAATGGTATATAACTCGTTATGAACCACTGCGGGACCATATGGGCAATGTGGTTGGTAGTCTGTATGTGGGCGCGCGAGAGGCTAACTTTCAGGCGCTGGTGCAAAAATTTAACCAGCGGGTTGCGCTGATAGCCATCATTTGTATCCTGCTGGCGGTAGTTATAGCCTTCCCTATCAGTTACCTCTTTACTTTGCCAATTACTGAATTAGTAGTAGCGCACCGCCGTCTGGCGTCAGGGGATATGTCTGTCCGGGTTAAGATCCACGGAAATGGCGAATTAGCGGCATTGGGTCATTCGTTCAATGTTATGGCTGAAACACTCCACCGCACCCAGCAGGAATTGCTCCACAAAGAGAAGTTGGCTTCTATGGGTCAACTGGCCGCTGGCGTGGCTCATGAGTTAAATAACCCTCTGGGCACCATTATGCTCTTTGCCGATGCACTTCAACGGGAGCTTCCGCCCGATGACCACCATCAGGAAGATGTGAAGATGATTTTGCAAGAGGCTGACAGGGCTAAAAAAATAGTTGCCGGCCTTCTTAACTTCGCTCGCCAGCAGGAAATCTTAGCTCAGGACACTAACTTGCATGCTCTTCTGGACCAGGTGGTGGAGAATCTCCGGCACCAGCCCATTTTTGCCGAAGTAGAAATAGTCCGGTGCTACGATCCAAAAGTCCGCATTATTCAGGCAGATCCCGCTCAACTGCAGCAAGTGTTCATTAACCTCCTTACAAACGCTGCAGAGGCCATAAATGGGCCGGGCACCATCACTATCACTACGCGAGCATTAGACGGACAGGTAGAAATTTCTATTTCTGATACCGGATGCGGCATCCCTGAAGAAAACATGAGCAAGCTTTTCACCCCTTTCTTCACCACAAAGCCTCCAGGAAAAGGCACGGGTTTAGGCCTTTCCATAGTTTATGGCATAATTAAAATGCATCGTGGGCAAATTTCTGTCCAGAGCCAGGTGGGCAAGGGGACGACTTTTACCATTACTTTGCCAGAAAAGTGGATGGGTAAAATGGAACGCGCTATCCCGGCTTCAGAGGAGATCATCGGTTAA
- a CDS encoding hybrid sensor histidine kinase/response regulator: MNEPPRILVIDDEEGIRAGCQRALEPEGYIVETAATGQEGLRRFLEGSFDLVLIDIFLPDMRGIDLLKPMLEKDPDVICIIITGYATIELAVHAIKAGAYDFLSKPFSGDVLRLTVAQGLERRRLSLEAKRLRKLEEEARELARAKEELERLDRFKTMFMFTVAHELRAPLNALQSFLLAIIKGYIPPDEWKEVLERAVQRTQDLLNLVDDLLKLAAAKSEKGLEKRESVSLAEVLEKVFPLFKAEAEAKGIKCVLEIRQRPIVQADPDQMAQVWSNLISNAVKYTLPGGQIRVILEERDGWAIGTVEDTGIGIAPQDLDRIFEEFYRTPQAKKIAPRGTGLGLPLVKSIVEAHGGNITVNSELGRGSSFVFRLPASES, from the coding sequence ATGAATGAGCCTCCGCGTATTCTGGTTATAGACGATGAGGAGGGCATTCGGGCAGGCTGTCAGAGAGCTCTGGAACCAGAAGGTTACATCGTAGAGACCGCCGCTACAGGCCAGGAAGGGCTACGACGTTTCTTAGAGGGCAGTTTTGATCTGGTCTTAATTGATATATTCCTGCCTGATATGCGTGGCATTGACCTTTTAAAGCCTATGCTGGAAAAGGACCCCGACGTTATATGCATAATCATCACCGGGTATGCTACTATAGAACTGGCGGTCCATGCTATCAAGGCTGGAGCTTATGATTTTCTCTCCAAGCCCTTTTCCGGTGATGTGCTGCGGTTAACGGTAGCCCAGGGCCTGGAGCGGCGCCGGCTTTCTCTGGAGGCAAAGCGCCTGCGGAAACTTGAAGAGGAGGCGCGTGAACTGGCGCGAGCTAAAGAGGAGCTTGAGCGGTTGGACCGTTTCAAAACCATGTTTATGTTTACAGTGGCCCATGAGCTTCGGGCGCCCTTAAATGCTCTCCAGAGTTTCCTTTTAGCCATTATCAAAGGATACATCCCACCTGATGAGTGGAAAGAAGTGCTGGAACGTGCTGTCCAGAGGACGCAGGACTTGCTAAATCTGGTGGATGATTTACTCAAGTTGGCGGCAGCGAAAAGCGAAAAAGGGTTAGAAAAACGGGAGTCGGTCTCTCTGGCAGAAGTCCTGGAGAAAGTATTCCCTCTCTTCAAAGCTGAGGCTGAGGCCAAAGGTATTAAGTGCGTTCTGGAAATCCGCCAGCGTCCGATAGTCCAAGCTGATCCAGACCAGATGGCTCAGGTTTGGAGTAACCTCATATCTAACGCAGTAAAATACACGTTGCCTGGAGGGCAGATACGAGTAATACTGGAAGAGCGGGATGGGTGGGCTATTGGAACAGTGGAAGACACTGGTATCGGCATTGCACCTCAAGATCTGGATCGCATTTTTGAGGAATTTTACCGTACCCCTCAGGCTAAGAAAATTGCACCTCGCGGGACAGGATTGGGGCTCCCGTTGGTCAAGTCCATTGTAGAAGCGCATGGCGGAAATATTACAGTGAACTCGGAATTGGGACGCGGCAGCAGTTTCGTGTTCCGGCTACCTGCCTCCGAGAGCTGA
- a CDS encoding response regulator → MARILVVDDDPDFIKLTQRILKSKGHEVLTAASGREALRVMRREKPDLVLLDIMMSYILDGLDVSREMAKDPELKDIPVIMVTSLTGARAQGVVPAGEYAPADEWIHKPIDPDKLLALIEEKLKK, encoded by the coding sequence ATGGCCAGGATTCTGGTAGTGGACGATGATCCGGACTTTATAAAGCTGACGCAACGGATTCTAAAATCCAAGGGCCATGAAGTCCTTACGGCTGCCAGCGGAAGAGAGGCGCTCCGGGTGATGCGGAGGGAAAAACCAGACTTGGTCCTCCTTGACATCATGATGTCTTACATCCTGGACGGGCTTGACGTCAGCCGTGAGATGGCCAAAGACCCAGAGTTAAAAGATATTCCGGTTATTATGGTAACATCGCTCACCGGAGCGCGTGCTCAGGGGGTGGTCCCTGCGGGCGAGTACGCCCCAGCGGATGAGTGGATCCACAAACCAATTGACCCGGATAAATTGCTGGCGTTGATAGAGGAAAAGCTGAAAAAGTAG
- a CDS encoding cytochrome b/b6 domain-containing protein translates to MSVQIKGKPDIITIQWIPKYTLMERIVHWVHTAAFVPLAITGMIMYFPFLQPLAQGEAGIFIRLVHRIAAVFFGLVPIVYAILQPRRFIMLVRDFLPEKEDIGWLKGAIPYYLFGRHEAMPPQGRFNAGEKLFGLVTMITWAIFGVTGLTMWFGKGFVSPSIFQLAVVLHDLAMILSVSMLMVHLYLAVAHPLMWGALVSMRFGVTSADYAAEHHAKWFYGPRRAMEIWEAKKRGKH, encoded by the coding sequence ATGAGCGTTCAAATCAAAGGTAAGCCCGATATTATCACCATTCAGTGGATTCCCAAATACACCCTTATGGAGAGAATAGTCCACTGGGTTCACACCGCAGCCTTTGTACCCCTGGCCATTACCGGGATGATCATGTATTTTCCCTTCCTCCAGCCACTGGCTCAGGGAGAAGCAGGCATATTTATTCGCCTCGTCCACAGAATTGCGGCGGTCTTTTTTGGCCTCGTGCCCATTGTCTATGCTATCTTGCAGCCCCGCCGCTTCATAATGCTTGTCCGGGACTTCTTACCAGAAAAAGAGGACATAGGCTGGCTGAAGGGAGCTATACCTTATTATCTTTTCGGCAGGCATGAGGCCATGCCCCCTCAGGGCCGATTCAACGCCGGCGAGAAACTCTTCGGGCTGGTGACAATGATAACATGGGCAATATTTGGGGTAACCGGTTTGACGATGTGGTTTGGGAAAGGGTTTGTTTCTCCCAGCATCTTCCAGTTGGCAGTGGTGCTTCATGACCTGGCAATGATTTTATCCGTGAGCATGTTGATGGTTCACCTTTATCTGGCAGTAGCACATCCTTTGATGTGGGGTGCTTTGGTAAGCATGCGCTTTGGGGTAACCTCAGCAGATTACGCTGCTGAACACCATGCCAAGTGGTTCTATGGACCCAGGCGAGCGATGGAAATCTGGGAAGCTAAGAAACGGGGTAAGCATTAA
- a CDS encoding 4Fe-4S dicluster domain-containing protein: MTRREFLGLSALGLGALLTNPRSETVSTSAVSPERLAILFDPLKCVGCRACQMACKRWNKLPPESTDPMRIYESPLGLSAITWNIIKLKRTEKGWHFFNYQCMHCTNAACVIVCPTSALSHDPLGFVSLDRDKCNGCGYCTQFCPYGVPHLQVVNVFTGRAKSAKCTFCQDRIWRGIGGPSCAEICPVGALNWGKRVELLEKARARVAELQAQGINARLYGEKEAGGLHRLSILLDEPEQYGLPSVPRTPELASIWQKLIQPLGEVAFGAAILGIVVVFLIARRYIRMEEVK, translated from the coding sequence ATGACCCGTCGGGAATTCTTGGGCCTCTCAGCTCTGGGTCTGGGTGCCTTGCTAACAAATCCACGCTCCGAGACGGTATCAACTTCAGCGGTCTCTCCCGAGCGCTTAGCAATTCTCTTTGATCCATTGAAATGCGTCGGCTGCCGGGCTTGCCAAATGGCCTGCAAACGGTGGAACAAGCTCCCCCCAGAAAGCACAGACCCCATGAGGATTTATGAGTCCCCTTTGGGCCTTTCAGCTATCACCTGGAATATCATCAAATTAAAGCGGACAGAAAAAGGGTGGCACTTTTTCAATTATCAGTGCATGCATTGCACTAACGCCGCATGCGTAATCGTTTGCCCAACAAGTGCGCTCTCACATGACCCGCTGGGATTTGTTTCCTTAGATCGGGATAAGTGCAACGGTTGTGGCTACTGCACTCAGTTCTGCCCCTATGGTGTTCCGCATCTTCAGGTTGTAAATGTATTCACCGGAAGAGCAAAATCCGCCAAATGCACTTTCTGTCAGGACCGTATCTGGAGGGGCATTGGTGGGCCATCCTGTGCGGAAATTTGCCCGGTGGGCGCCCTGAACTGGGGCAAACGGGTAGAATTGCTGGAAAAAGCTCGGGCACGGGTGGCCGAGTTACAGGCTCAGGGGATAAATGCCCGCCTCTACGGGGAAAAAGAGGCAGGTGGGCTGCACCGGCTTAGCATTCTGCTGGATGAACCAGAACAATATGGATTGCCCTCTGTTCCACGCACACCGGAGCTTGCCTCCATCTGGCAGAAGCTGATCCAGCCCCTGGGAGAAGTAGCCTTTGGAGCCGCCATTTTGGGGATAGTGGTCGTTTTCCTCATTGCCCGCCGTTATATCCGAATGGAGGAAGTGAAATGA
- a CDS encoding HyaD/HybD family hydrogenase maturation endopeptidase: MKTLVLGLGNLLLSDDGFGVHVVHLLRERYQFPQEVEILDGGTLALDLLPYVEKADRLLIVDAVQIGAPPGTVVRLEGEEIPAVLSLKYSSHQMGLSDLLATARFLDRYPSELVLWGVQPASLEVGLELTPIVAAQMETVIRNILAELERWGIQPAEGGEK, translated from the coding sequence ATGAAGACTCTGGTCTTAGGTTTAGGTAACCTCCTCCTGAGCGACGACGGGTTCGGGGTTCACGTAGTCCACCTCTTGCGGGAACGGTATCAGTTCCCGCAGGAGGTGGAAATCCTGGATGGCGGAACGCTGGCGTTGGACCTTTTACCTTACGTGGAAAAAGCGGACCGATTACTTATCGTGGATGCTGTTCAGATAGGAGCTCCCCCGGGCACAGTGGTTCGTTTGGAAGGAGAAGAAATTCCAGCTGTTCTAAGCCTGAAGTACTCTTCACACCAGATGGGATTGAGCGACCTCCTGGCAACGGCTCGTTTCCTGGATCGCTATCCTTCCGAACTGGTCCTCTGGGGAGTTCAGCCCGCTTCCCTGGAAGTAGGGCTGGAACTCACCCCGATCGTCGCCGCTCAGATGGAAACGGTGATCCGGAACATTTTGGCCGAGTTAGAACGCTGGGGAATTCAACCCGCTGAGGGAGGTGAAAAATGA
- a CDS encoding hydrogenase small subunit — translation MSSRVNIADELAARGITRREFMKFCTVMAGILALPADQAPKIAQALESARRPSVIWLEFQDCAGCTESLLRANRPTVAELVLDIISLNYHETVMAPSGHAAEKSLHDTIREGGYITVVEGSIPVKDDGVYCCIAGRSALEILKEAAANTAAIITVGACAFYGGWPATPPNPTGAKGVKDIISGVPIVNLPGCPMNADNLTATIVHYLTFKELPALDDLGRPLFAYGRRIHDNCERRGHFDAGEFVEAWGDEGHRNGWCLYKMGCKGPVAFQNCPSIRWNEGTSWPVGAGHGCIACAAPNFWEMPAYEPVPIHVLTPPTAYPEVKPVVEISPTAAGAIGAAVGVAAGVAGTVALYQLTKKKEEESHGSENSD, via the coding sequence ATGAGTTCCAGAGTTAACATCGCCGATGAACTGGCTGCTCGGGGCATTACTCGCCGCGAATTTATGAAGTTCTGCACGGTTATGGCTGGAATATTAGCTCTCCCGGCAGACCAGGCCCCTAAGATTGCCCAGGCATTAGAAAGTGCCCGCCGACCATCTGTTATCTGGCTGGAATTTCAAGATTGTGCGGGCTGCACTGAGTCCCTCCTGCGCGCTAACCGACCCACCGTCGCTGAACTGGTGCTGGATATTATCTCCCTGAACTACCATGAAACGGTCATGGCTCCCTCAGGCCACGCCGCTGAAAAGTCCCTCCACGATACTATTCGGGAAGGCGGATACATTACGGTCGTGGAAGGCTCCATCCCAGTCAAAGATGACGGGGTATACTGCTGCATTGCCGGGCGATCAGCGCTGGAAATTCTAAAAGAAGCAGCAGCAAACACAGCAGCTATCATCACCGTAGGAGCCTGCGCTTTCTACGGCGGCTGGCCAGCGACACCTCCTAATCCCACCGGAGCTAAGGGTGTAAAAGACATCATTTCCGGAGTGCCCATCGTCAACTTGCCGGGGTGCCCTATGAACGCGGATAACCTGACGGCTACAATAGTTCACTATTTGACCTTCAAAGAACTGCCTGCTTTGGACGATTTGGGACGGCCTCTCTTCGCCTATGGCCGCCGCATCCACGATAACTGCGAGCGACGCGGCCACTTTGATGCTGGAGAATTTGTAGAAGCTTGGGGCGATGAGGGCCACCGCAACGGCTGGTGCCTCTACAAGATGGGCTGCAAAGGGCCTGTAGCTTTCCAGAACTGTCCTTCCATCCGGTGGAATGAAGGAACCAGCTGGCCGGTGGGCGCAGGCCACGGCTGTATTGCCTGTGCTGCTCCTAACTTCTGGGAGATGCCTGCCTACGAGCCCGTTCCTATCCACGTCCTGACGCCACCGACAGCCTATCCTGAAGTAAAGCCTGTCGTAGAAATATCCCCAACTGCGGCAGGAGCTATTGGTGCTGCCGTGGGAGTAGCGGCCGGCGTGGCCGGAACTGTTGCACTCTACCAGCTGACAAAGAAGAAAGAGGAGGAGTCCCATGGCTCAGAAAATAGTGATTGA
- a CDS encoding dipeptidase — protein sequence MSWLSILWNLLLNLEVLRKPRGCVILCYDLRFEGGSVGKGFLIFDAHNDLLHRAFVSSINILKRSNKGHSDIPRLMEGGVSAQVLALFIPTDELSSGPLRYTLHLMDILFKSIEESNGQVILATKAADIKRAKEEGKLTIILSMEGAEGLEEDFSVLKMLYRLGLRMLGIAWSRRNKAADGVTEEGLDEGLTPYGVELVRELNRLGIVIDVSHLAPKGVAQVLKLSKHPVVASHSNAYALCPHHRNLTDAQIRAIAEKGGVIGINFVPRFLTPRPEKATLEDVLDHIEHIVKVGGVDCAGLGSDFDGFTDPPPKGLEDATCFPRIADGLLKRGYSEDQVEKIMGGNFLRVFEEVVG from the coding sequence GTGTCTTGGTTGTCCATCCTCTGGAATTTGCTCCTGAATTTGGAAGTTTTGCGGAAACCAAGGGGTTGTGTTATCCTGTGTTACGATTTGCGGTTTGAGGGTGGAAGCGTGGGAAAAGGGTTTTTGATTTTTGATGCCCACAATGACCTCCTCCACAGGGCTTTCGTGAGCTCCATCAATATCCTCAAAAGGAGCAACAAGGGCCATTCAGACATTCCGAGGCTTATGGAGGGGGGAGTGAGCGCTCAGGTTCTGGCCCTCTTCATTCCAACCGATGAGCTCTCTTCAGGGCCCCTGCGTTACACCCTTCACCTCATGGATATATTGTTCAAATCCATAGAAGAAAGCAACGGACAGGTTATTCTGGCCACTAAAGCGGCGGACATAAAGAGGGCGAAAGAGGAGGGGAAGCTCACCATTATCCTCTCCATGGAAGGAGCTGAAGGTCTGGAAGAGGATTTTTCCGTGTTAAAGATGCTATATCGTCTCGGGTTAAGGATGTTGGGGATTGCCTGGAGCCGCCGCAACAAGGCTGCCGATGGAGTTACCGAGGAGGGACTTGATGAAGGGCTTACCCCCTACGGCGTGGAGCTGGTAAGAGAGCTAAACCGTCTGGGCATAGTCATCGATGTGAGTCATCTTGCTCCCAAAGGGGTAGCCCAAGTCCTTAAATTGAGCAAGCACCCTGTGGTGGCATCGCACTCTAACGCTTATGCCCTCTGCCCTCACCACCGCAACCTGACCGATGCTCAGATTAGGGCCATTGCTGAAAAAGGTGGGGTGATAGGAATAAATTTTGTGCCTCGTTTCCTTACCCCGAGGCCTGAAAAAGCCACCCTTGAAGACGTCTTGGACCACATTGAACATATCGTTAAAGTTGGGGGGGTAGACTGCGCAGGATTAGGTTCAGATTTTGATGGTTTCACCGATCCTCCCCCCAAGGGGCTTGAGGATGCCACCTGTTTTCCCCGCATTGCCGATGGCCTTCTGAAAAGAGGTTACAGTGAAGACCAGGTGGAAAAAATCATGGGGGGCAATTTCCTCAGGGTTTTCGAGGAGGTGGTGGGATAA
- the pbpC gene encoding penicillin-binding protein 1C has product MKRWLSLVFLILLLGFLAWLLKGLPAPTLPSEVPGLSSVRFYDRKGRLLYEAPGPYSGKYSPLPLEEIPLFIRQATIATEDASFYSNPGFDPKGVLRAIIANIRGRDIIMGGSTITQQVVRNFILTPEERYERTLRRKLREVFLAWLLTRRYAKDEILSYYLNHVYYGNFAYGIQAAAEAYFGKKVRELSLAEGALLAGLPQCPSACNPLQNPEGAKARLKVVLDLMVKNGFITREEAQLALNEELRFAPVPFPIQAPHFVFFVQEKLEHLPLPPTSGTLHVYTTLDLDLQREAEEVIRRHLERLTDERPPHNVKNAALVTLDPFTGEILAMVGSPNFFDSSISGAVNMALVPRQPGSAFKPFTYAVALAEGYTPATMLLDVPTTFLTAEGRPYTPVNYDRQFHGPVSLREALGSSLNVPAVRVIHEIGVEKVLKLARELGITTLKDAERYGLSLTLGGGEVSLLELTAAYAAFANGGYRVMPFALVRIEDSTGKTLWEAEPRPGLRVLDERIAYLITHILSDDEARAIGFGRGSVLNLSHPAAVKTGTTTDWRDNWTIGYTTRLVTGVWVGNADHSPMYEVSGITGAAPIWHDFMEKVHRNIPSRNFPRPHGIVEVEVCSLSGKRPSSHCPHRRKELFISGTEPTETCSLHQLVRIDLLTGLPALPSTPPERVMEKVVIVFPPEAHAWAREQGLPVFHQKSAEEGPILIVNPRPNSRYRLVSSVPVEEQRAEILVETALLLDKVEIVIDGVRVASLESPPYRFMWPLQEGKHRLWALGYLGGKVLKSQEIEFEVIPPPPRKP; this is encoded by the coding sequence ATGAAGCGCTGGCTCTCTTTAGTTTTTCTGATCCTTTTGCTGGGTTTTCTCGCCTGGCTCCTCAAAGGTTTACCAGCTCCCACCCTCCCCTCAGAAGTTCCCGGCCTTTCCAGCGTGAGGTTTTACGACCGGAAAGGACGGCTCCTTTACGAAGCCCCCGGGCCTTATAGTGGTAAATACTCACCTTTGCCTCTGGAAGAAATACCCCTTTTCATCCGCCAGGCCACCATCGCTACTGAAGACGCATCTTTTTACTCCAATCCTGGCTTTGACCCCAAAGGAGTGCTGAGGGCTATCATCGCCAACATAAGAGGGCGGGATATTATAATGGGGGGAAGCACTATTACCCAGCAGGTGGTGCGAAACTTCATCTTGACTCCCGAAGAAAGATACGAAAGGACCCTCCGCCGTAAGCTCCGGGAGGTATTCCTGGCCTGGCTTTTAACCAGGCGTTATGCCAAGGATGAGATCCTTTCCTACTACCTCAACCACGTTTATTACGGTAACTTTGCTTATGGAATCCAGGCCGCCGCTGAAGCCTACTTTGGCAAAAAGGTTAGAGAGCTCTCTCTGGCGGAGGGAGCGTTGCTGGCAGGCTTACCGCAGTGCCCATCGGCCTGTAATCCTCTGCAGAATCCGGAGGGGGCAAAAGCCAGGCTCAAAGTCGTGCTGGATTTGATGGTGAAAAACGGATTCATTACCCGGGAAGAAGCTCAGCTCGCCCTGAACGAAGAATTGCGATTTGCTCCAGTCCCTTTCCCAATCCAGGCTCCCCATTTTGTCTTCTTCGTTCAGGAAAAACTGGAGCATCTGCCTCTTCCTCCTACCTCCGGAACCCTCCATGTGTATACCACCCTTGACCTGGATCTCCAGCGCGAGGCAGAGGAAGTTATCAGAAGGCACCTGGAACGCCTGACCGATGAAAGACCTCCTCATAACGTTAAGAACGCCGCGCTCGTGACCCTTGACCCCTTTACCGGTGAAATTCTGGCGATGGTTGGGAGTCCGAACTTCTTTGATTCTTCCATAAGCGGTGCAGTGAACATGGCTCTCGTTCCGCGTCAGCCAGGTTCAGCCTTTAAGCCTTTCACCTATGCTGTAGCTTTAGCCGAAGGTTACACTCCTGCCACCATGCTTCTGGATGTCCCCACAACTTTCCTCACTGCTGAAGGCAGGCCTTACACGCCTGTAAACTACGACCGTCAGTTTCACGGCCCCGTTTCCCTGAGAGAAGCTCTCGGCTCATCCCTCAACGTGCCAGCCGTCCGGGTCATCCACGAGATAGGGGTGGAAAAGGTTTTGAAGTTAGCAAGAGAGCTGGGCATCACCACCTTAAAGGATGCAGAGCGATATGGCTTATCCTTAACTCTGGGCGGAGGAGAAGTTTCCCTGCTGGAGCTTACCGCCGCCTATGCCGCTTTTGCCAACGGTGGCTACAGGGTTATGCCTTTCGCTCTTGTCAGAATAGAAGACTCCACGGGCAAAACCCTTTGGGAAGCTGAACCCCGCCCAGGCCTTCGCGTTTTAGATGAAAGGATAGCCTATCTTATAACACACATCCTTTCAGACGATGAAGCCCGGGCCATAGGCTTCGGCCGGGGAAGCGTTCTTAACCTTAGCCACCCCGCCGCCGTAAAGACCGGCACCACGACCGATTGGCGCGATAACTGGACCATAGGCTACACCACAAGGCTGGTAACGGGGGTGTGGGTGGGCAATGCGGATCATTCCCCTATGTATGAAGTCAGCGGAATAACGGGAGCTGCGCCCATATGGCACGATTTCATGGAAAAAGTTCACCGAAACATTCCTTCCCGGAATTTTCCGAGGCCCCATGGGATAGTGGAGGTGGAAGTCTGTTCTCTTTCAGGAAAGCGGCCATCCTCTCACTGTCCCCATCGCCGCAAAGAGCTTTTTATCTCCGGGACTGAACCCACTGAAACCTGCTCTTTACACCAGCTCGTGCGGATTGATCTCCTTACAGGCCTTCCTGCTTTGCCTTCCACACCACCGGAGAGGGTGATGGAAAAAGTGGTAATCGTTTTTCCTCCCGAGGCCCATGCCTGGGCAAGGGAGCAGGGGCTTCCTGTATTCCACCAAAAGTCAGCAGAAGAGGGGCCCATCTTAATCGTGAATCCGCGACCCAATTCCCGCTATCGTCTGGTAAGCTCAGTTCCTGTGGAAGAGCAGAGGGCTGAGATCCTCGTGGAAACAGCGCTCCTGCTGGATAAAGTTGAGATAGTAATTGATGGGGTAAGGGTTGCCTCTCTCGAAAGCCCGCCGTATCGCTTTATGTGGCCCCTGCAAGAGGGGAAACACCGGCTCTGGGCCCTGGGGTATCTGGGGGGTAAGGTTCTAAAGAGCCAGGAAATAGAGTTTGAAGTTATCCCACCACCTCCTCGAAAACCCTGA